One genomic window of Quercus lobata isolate SW786 chromosome 9, ValleyOak3.0 Primary Assembly, whole genome shotgun sequence includes the following:
- the LOC115960179 gene encoding uncharacterized protein LOC115960179, giving the protein MGCCFCCFSSWSLLCQTLFLLNLAAYHLAHASSDKYISAIGDPGMKSPDVRVGLEAWNFCNEVGMEAPNMGSPRLADCADLDCPLIIDSLGRTTKCEVHHKVNESDNSLGTGDKFPVTRFKPYTDPDLFAVEKEQYLASLCEVHDSSDPWYFWMIMLKNGNFDKNTTLCPENGKNVSKIITKRNFPCFNEGCMNQPLVYHNYTRLVSLGDQIESLTGGFYGTYDLDADLSKGVGNKSYFSVTWQKNLSTGSWVFSQRLTTSSKYPWLMLYLRADATEGFNGGYHYSGRGIIRKLLESPNFKVKVTLDVKQGGGPNSQFYLLDIGSCWKNNGDPCDGDVLTDVTRYSEMIINPATTSWCRADNLVSCPPYHVSRTGEKIYRNETSRFPYSAYHLYCSPGNANYLEEPYDICDPYSNPQAQELVQILPHPEWAVNGYPEKQGDGWVGDSRTWVLDVGALSSRLYFYQDPGTEPARRVWSSINVGTEIYVSSTGMTAEWSVSDFDILIPEDVASSGVSFD; this is encoded by the exons ATGGgctgttgtttttgttgtttttcgtCTTGGTCACTTCTTTGTCAAACGctgtttcttttgaatttggctGCTTATCATTTAGCTCATGCCTCATCAGACAAGTACATATCAGCCATAGGAGACCCAGGTATGAAGAGCCCAGATGTGAGAGTTGGATTAGAAGCTTGGAACTTTTGCAACGAGGTTGGAATGGAAGCACCCAACATGGGTAGCCCCAGGCTGGCTGATTGTGCTGACTTGGACTGCCCTTTGATCATTG ATTCCTTGGGCCGCACCACAAAGTGCGAAGTTCATCACAAAGTGAATGAATCAGATAACAGCTTAGGGACTGGTGATAAGTTTCCTGTAACGAGATTCAAGCCATACACAGACCCTGACCTGTTTGCTGTGGAAAAGGAACAGTATCTTGCTTCTCTGTGTGAGGTGCACGATTCCTCAGATCCGTGGTACTTCTGGATGATTATGCTCAAGAATGGAAACTTTGACAAGAATACTACCCTTTGTCCTGAGAATGGCAAGAATGTCAGTAAAATCATAACAAAGAGAAATTTTCCATGCTTCAATGAGGGGTGTATGAATCAACCACTTGTATACCATAATTATACAAGATTGGTTTCTTTAGGGGACCAAATAGAGTCTTTAACAGGGGGATTTTATGGAACATATGACCTTGATGCCGATTTAAGCAAAGGAGTGGGAAATAAATCATACTTCTCAGTCACATGGCAGAAGAATTTGAGCACAGGAAGTTGGGTTTTCTCACAAAGATTAACAACATCTTCAAAGTATCCTTGGCTTATGTTGTATCTACGTGCAGATGCAACTGAAGGATTTAATGGAGGTTATCACTACAGTGGCCGTGGAATCATAAGAAAG ttgctAGAATCTCCAAACTTCAAGGTAAAGGTGACACTTGATGTCAAACAAGGAGGAGGGCCCAACAGTCAATTTTATCTTCTTGATATAGGAAGCTGTTGGAAGAACAATGGAGATCCATGTGATGGTGATGTTCTGACAGATGTGACTAGATACAGCGAAATGATAATAAATCCAGCTACTACAAGCTGGTGCCGTGCTGATAACCTGGTCTCCTGCCCGCCTTACCATGTTAGTCGTACTGGTGAGAAAATATACAGAAATGAGACATCTCGGTTTCCGTATTCTGCTTATCATCTCTACTGCAGCCCAGGAAATGCCAATTATCTGGAGGAACCATATGATATCTGTGATCCATATAGCAATCCACAGGCACAGGAACTGGTGCAAATTCTGCCACATCCTGAATGGGCTGTGAATGGATATCCTGAAAAGCAAGGAGATGGATGGGTTGGAGACTCTAGGACTTGGGTGCTTGATGTGGGTGCTCTCTCTAGTCGATTATACTTCTACCAG GATCCAGGAACTGAACCAGCAAGGCGTGTATGGTCTTCAATTAATGTTGGTACAGAGATATATGTTAGCAGCACAGGGATGACTGCAGAATGGTCTGTCAGTGATTTTGATATACTGATTCCTGAAGATGTTGCTAGCTCTGGTGTTAGCTTTGACTGA